In Candidatus Rokuibacteriota bacterium, the genomic stretch TGTCCAGCACCAGGCAGGCAGTCCGGACCAGAGACGCTGAGCTCAGAAAATCTTCCGCCGATGCGAATGTCTCGGCGGTGAAACCGGCAAACTGAACCAGCCGACGAAGCGCTCGGCGGACCGAGTGGTCATCGTCAACGATCGAAATTAGCCGTATGGTATTGGGCACGAAGTGAGCGATCGAATACAGCTTACGGGACGGCCGGCATGACTCGGTAGTGGACCTTGGTCCAATGGGATCGGCGAAGGGGCCGAGCCGGGAGGGGAACGATCAGGGCTTCGCGATGATGCCTGCCCGATCAGCCAGCCGGACCAGCTCGGCCAGCGAGCCCGCCCGCATCTTCTCCATGACGCTAGCCCGGTGCACTTTGACCGTCTTTTCGACTATGCCCAGTTCGGCCGCGACCTGCTTGTTGAGCATCCCGGTCACGACGAGCGCGAAGACCTGTGCCTCCCGCGCTGTCAGGGTCTTGAGGCGGCCCTGCACGTCCGTGACTCCGGCCTGTTCCCGCTGCGCCGTGAACGCCTTGGCCACAGCCCGCTCGATCGCGTCCAGGAGGTCCCGGGCGTCGACGGGCTTCGTGAGAAAATCGATCGCCCCGCCCTTCATGGCCTTGACGCTGCCCACGACGTTGCCGTGGCCCGAGACGAAGACGATCGATATCCTGCGCCCCGCGATCGCGAGCGCCTCCTGCAGCTCCAGCCCCGTCAGGCCGGGCATCCGAACGTCCAGGAGCAGGCAGGAGGGGTCCTCCTGCTGCGGACGCGCCAGGAACTCGCGGGCCGACGCGAAGACCTCGACTCGATACCCGGCGGCCTTGATCAGGCGCGCCAGACCCTTCCGCACGGACGGGTCATCGTCCACAATACCCACCAGGGTCCCCGCCACCAGGGTCCCCGAAGGAGCGCTCATGGCCCGTCGTGGCCGGTGGGCAGCGTGAAGGAGAAGGTCGCCCCGCCGTCCGGGTTATTGTGGGCCTCCAGGTGGCCGCCGTGGACGTCGACAATGGATCGGGTGATCGCCAGGCCCATGCCCATCCCGCCGGGCTTGGTCGTGAAGAACGTCTGGAAGATCTTGCCCATGTCGCCCTCGTTGATTCCCGTCCCTGCGTCCCGCACCTCCACCCGAACAGTCTTCGCGTCGGCCCTGGCCGTCCGGAGGACGAGGACCCGGTCAGGAGTGCCCGACTCTCGCATGGCGTCCATCCCGTTGAGGACAAGGTTCAGGGCCACCTGCTGGAGCTGCACCCGGTCGCCCAGCACGGGAGGAAGCCCATCGGCCAGCTCGAGCCGGATCGAGACGCCGCGGACATCCGAGTCTGCGCTCACGAGCCGCGCCACCTCATCCAGCGCTTCGTTGAGGTCGAGCGCCTTCATCTGTGGATCACCCTTCGTGAGGAGACTGCGCAGCCGGCGGATCACGTCACCGGCTCGCTTGTCGTCCTCGACGATGTCCTTGAGGATCTCACCTACCTCCTCGAGGTTCACCGGGGCGGTTTCGAGGGCACGCTGGCCGGCCTGAGCATTGCTCAGGATCGCGGTCAGAGGCTGGTTGAGCTCATGAGCCAGCGACGTGGTGAGCTCCCCGATGGTCGCGACGCGTCCGGCGTGGGCGAGCTCGTTCCGCAGTCCCTGCGCCTCCAGTTCCGACTGCTTGCGCGCCAAGTTGTTGGCGAACATCTCCCCGAAGAGCCGGAGGCGCTCCACGAGCTCGTCCCGCCACGTGCGCTCGGCCGCAAGGGTGCTGAGCGCGAGCGCCCCCCCGACCGTATCCCCGATCATCAGCGGGATCTCGACGCGCGACTTGATGCCCAAGGCGAGGTAGGTCCGCCGGTCCATCGCGGCTTCCTCTCCCGGGATCTCTTCGAGCCGAGAGAAGCGAACCGCGACTCCACCCTGCAGCTGCGCCGCGGTCCAGGGGATCTGATCGAGCGCGATCGCCGATGGCGCCTGCGCTATCCTATCGGCCGCCCATGAATGCGTGGTCTGCGCCGTCAGCCTGTCTTCGGAGAACTTGACCAGGCTGCCCCGATCGACCTCGAGGAAGTCCACGATACGGCGGAGTCCCTGCGTGATCTCGTAGTCTATTTCGAGTACCGGCAAGCCGCTGAACACGGCGTACAGCTCCGACAGGAGGGCTTCGAAGCGCAGCCGCTTGTTGAGCGCAAGCTCCTCTCGCCGCCGCTCCAGGGCGCCGGCGAAGACCTCGCTGAGGAGCTGGAGGCGCGACACCAGGGCGTCCGGCCAGGTCCTCTCGGTGCGAACAGAATCGAAGGACAGTACGCCCAGAAGTGAGTCCCCGGCGCCCAGCGGGAGCGACAGAATTGACCGCGTGCCGCTTCTCTGATAACTCTGCCGGTCGATCGCGGCTTGCTCGGGAAGCTCGTCCAGCCGGGAGAACCGGACCATGTGTCCACGCCGGAACTGCTCGGTAGCCCAGGGGAACTGATCAGACTCCATGGCCCGTGACAGCGGCTCGATCCCCTCCACGGCCCATGAGATACGAACGATGGCCCCCTCCACGACGTATTCGTGGAGATTGGCCCTATCCACCTTGAGGAACTCGCCGACCCGCCGAAGCCCCCGATTAATCTCGTCATCCAGATCGTTCAGCGAGATATGAATCAAGCCCGCGGACAGCTTGGACAGCAGGCTCTCGAACCTCAGGCGCTCGTCGAGCGACAGCTCCACGCGCCTCCGGCCCGCCCGCTGGAGGTGGAGTGCCCACATGAGACTCATCACGCCGAGGATCAGCACTCCACCGACCACATAGCCTCGGTAGACCGCCCACAGCGATGGGTCCTGATACCGCACGATGCTCCCCTGCGGAAGCTGGTTCTCGCCGATGCCCCAGCGTCGGAGCTGCCGGCCGTCGAAGATGTACGCGGCTCCCTCGCCGTCGACGATGGGGACGTTCTTCGGCTTCTCCCCACGGAGAATTCGCAACCCGAGCTCCGCGGCCCTGGTTCCCTGGGCCTCGAAGCTCGCGAGGTGGCCACCCACAATGCCAAGACCGAGGTAGGTCTCCGACCAGCTGTAGACGGGCACGCTCGAGGCTCGGGCGATGAGCGATACGGCTTCGGGATTGGTGAAAAGGCGCCCCGCCCCATCACGGAGCAGCGACACGAAAAGGACAATGCTGTCCTTGGGCAAGCGGGCGACCGCGTCCAGCAGCTGCGCCATCGGCAATCCCGTCAGATACGTGAGCGCGACCCGCTCGCGGTAGCGGTCCAGGTCCTCGGCGGCAGCCGCCTCCAAGTCCCGTCCGATCTCCGCTGTCCCGGTGATCACGATCACCTGCCGTATGCCCGGATCGACCTTGAGCGCGGCCTCGAGCGTCGCGCCCCACTCCGAGCGCAACCGGACACCGGTGATGTCAGGCCCTAGGTCGAGCCCCTTGATGGCATCCAGATTCGCGGCGCAGAAAATAGCCGGCACGCCGGGGAAGAGCTCCGCACGGTGCTTCAGGAAAAAGCGCAGGACCGGAAACGTGATTGGGATGACCAGGTCGACCTTGCGGCCTTGATGCTTCTGCCGCAGAAACCGCGTCAACAACCGCTCGCTCCGGTCCTCAGAAAGCGACCCGAGATCGAGATACTCGGTATAGATGTCGATGCCCGATCCGAAGGCCGGCTCGAGTGTCGACCGGATCCGCTGTTCCACGGCGATGGATTCGGGCAACAGCCGCGGATCCGGGTTCAGCAGCACCACCGTCTTCCGCTCCGGCATGTCAGCTCCGCGAGCGGGGGACGGAAACGAGAGGAGGGCAAGAATCACGCACAGGCACATCCGCGCAGAGACCTGCACGTACCGAGAAACCCACGTGAAGCCGCCCCTTACGCTCGCTGGAAGCACATGTCTCTCCGGTGACCACTCTACCCTATATCCCGCCTGTTGGCTCTCTGGGCGTCATTGGACCAAGGTCCAATAGGCGGCGCTTCTTCGGAAGCGTTAGCGTGGCAGTCAGACCACGATTGGGAGGATCTCGCCATGAGCGATTGGATGGTGATTGCGACGACTCCAGCTCCGGATCGCGTGCCCGTCGCGCGCGCGCTCGGCTGTCCCCGCTGCGGCTCGACATGTGCTCGCCTCGATGGCTGTCCGGTCTGTGCGGGCGAGGCGCTTTGCGCGCGGTGCCTGTTCGGG encodes the following:
- a CDS encoding response regulator; this translates as MSAPSGTLVAGTLVGIVDDDPSVRKGLARLIKAAGYRVEVFASAREFLARPQQEDPSCLLLDVRMPGLTGLELQEALAIAGRRISIVFVSGHGNVVGSVKAMKGGAIDFLTKPVDARDLLDAIERAVAKAFTAQREQAGVTDVQGRLKTLTAREAQVFALVVTGMLNKQVAAELGIVEKTVKVHRASVMEKMRAGSLAELVRLADRAGIIAKP
- a CDS encoding ATP-binding protein, with amino-acid sequence MPERKTVVLLNPDPRLLPESIAVEQRIRSTLEPAFGSGIDIYTEYLDLGSLSEDRSERLLTRFLRQKHQGRKVDLVIPITFPVLRFFLKHRAELFPGVPAIFCAANLDAIKGLDLGPDITGVRLRSEWGATLEAALKVDPGIRQVIVITGTAEIGRDLEAAAAEDLDRYRERVALTYLTGLPMAQLLDAVARLPKDSIVLFVSLLRDGAGRLFTNPEAVSLIARASSVPVYSWSETYLGLGIVGGHLASFEAQGTRAAELGLRILRGEKPKNVPIVDGEGAAYIFDGRQLRRWGIGENQLPQGSIVRYQDPSLWAVYRGYVVGGVLILGVMSLMWALHLQRAGRRRVELSLDERLRFESLLSKLSAGLIHISLNDLDDEINRGLRRVGEFLKVDRANLHEYVVEGAIVRISWAVEGIEPLSRAMESDQFPWATEQFRRGHMVRFSRLDELPEQAAIDRQSYQRSGTRSILSLPLGAGDSLLGVLSFDSVRTERTWPDALVSRLQLLSEVFAGALERRREELALNKRLRFEALLSELYAVFSGLPVLEIDYEITQGLRRIVDFLEVDRGSLVKFSEDRLTAQTTHSWAADRIAQAPSAIALDQIPWTAAQLQGGVAVRFSRLEEIPGEEAAMDRRTYLALGIKSRVEIPLMIGDTVGGALALSTLAAERTWRDELVERLRLFGEMFANNLARKQSELEAQGLRNELAHAGRVATIGELTTSLAHELNQPLTAILSNAQAGQRALETAPVNLEEVGEILKDIVEDDKRAGDVIRRLRSLLTKGDPQMKALDLNEALDEVARLVSADSDVRGVSIRLELADGLPPVLGDRVQLQQVALNLVLNGMDAMRESGTPDRVLVLRTARADAKTVRVEVRDAGTGINEGDMGKIFQTFFTTKPGGMGMGLAITRSIVDVHGGHLEAHNNPDGGATFSFTLPTGHDGP